The following proteins come from a genomic window of Montipora foliosa isolate CH-2021 chromosome 2, ASM3666993v2, whole genome shotgun sequence:
- the LOC137992614 gene encoding ubiquitin-conjugating enzyme E2 R2-like — translation MAAQPHSSAVRALQLELKKLTEEPVEGFVVNVPDECNLFEWDVAIFGPPGTLYEGGYFKAHMSFPPGYPYSPPTFRFLTKMWHPNIYESGDVCISILHPPVDDPQSGELPSERWNPTQTVRTILLSVISLLNEPNTFSPANVDASVMFRKWRDSKGKDSEYEKIVKKQVSRSKLEAEKENIKVPTTVDEYCVKSRPSRSETEDLTDFYDDDYADDLDDDDDEEDCAGYSEDSGNEET, via the exons ATGGCCGCACAACCACATTCATCAGCTGTGCGGGCATTACAGCTGGAGTTAAAGAAACTCACCGAAGAACCAGTGGAAGGATTTGTTGTCAATGTGCCAGATGAGTGCAATCTATTCGAATGGGATGTAGCGATTTTTGGTCCCCCTGGTACTCTTTATGAAGGAGGTTACTTCAAA GCACACATGTCGTTCCCTCCCGGATACCCTTACTCACCTCCAACTTTTCGATTCCTCACAAAAATGTGGCATCCTAATATATACGAG TCCGGTGATGtttgtatttcaattttacatccCCCTGTGGACGATCCACAAAGCGGCGAGCTGCCATCAGAACGGTGGAACCCGACACAAACTGTAAG AACCATTCTCTTGAGTGTGATATCCTTGTTAAATGAACCAAACACCTTTTCGCCTGCTAATGTTGATGCTTCAGTGATGTTTAGAAAATGGAGAGACTCCAAAGGGAAGGACAGCGAGTatgaaaaaattgtcaa AAAACAGGTTTCACGGTCTAAACTCGAAGccgaaaaagaaaacataaaggTACCAACAACTGTGGACGAATACTGTGTAAAATCCAGACCGTCACGATCAGAAACTGAGGATCTTACGGATTTTTACGACGATGACTATGCAGATGATttggatgatgatgacgacgaggAGGATTGTGCCGGGTATAGCGAGGACTCAGGAAATGAAGAAACGTGA